In Spinacia oleracea cultivar Varoflay chromosome 5, BTI_SOV_V1, whole genome shotgun sequence, a single window of DNA contains:
- the LOC130461018 gene encoding uncharacterized protein — protein MPYDLYSYITKDIWKEFVKIRTSEEAEEISEKARQSQSFNIYPHHMGQKSYAEMTSEWQRKGYIPSVSSSSEGSSASTISSSLPSRTCLWLLARSKPDEKGNPYLPDEGTQKVKENIDEWKRKQDEGEFVPKSLNRMMSYLVHLVRLKKGDH, from the exons atgccatatgatttgtatagttatataactaaggatatatggaaggaatttgtgaagatacgtacctccgaagaagctgag gaaataagtgagaaagcaagacaaagtcaatctttcaacatatatcctcatcatatgggacagaaatcatatgctgaaatgacaagtgaatggcagagaaaagggtacattccctcagtttcttcgtcatctgaaggttcctctgcgtctacaatttcttcaagtttgccgagtaggacatgtttatggcttcttgcaagatcgaaaccagatgagaaaggaaatccttacttgccggatgagggcacacaaaaggtcaaagaaaatatt gatgaatggaaaaggaaacaagatgaaggggaatttgttcccaaaagtctaaacaggatgatgtcttatctcgtgcacttggtaagactaaagaagggagaccactaa